One Candidatus Methylacidithermus pantelleriae genomic window carries:
- the thiH gene encoding 2-iminoacetate synthase ThiH yields MQKEAASFDSLYPLEKASPRLARLKAYLEPMPREKLRRLAIAAQELTVRHFGRTMRLFAPLYLSNECVNICQYCGFSRTNRLERITLSPEEVEKEARYLTKQGFRHLLLVSGEHPKKVSVEYLIECVERLRPFVPEISLEVAPLDTCDYARLVQAGLDGMVIYQETYDPESYACWHVAGPKRDFLYRLLAPVRAYEAGIRRIGIGALFGLTPWQEEALRLGRHLDALLRQCWKAFLTVSFPRIRPSAGNFVAPFPLADRDLIQLVIAFRLSFPQVGLVLSTRETPALRDALAPVGITMMSAGSRTDPGGYTGAGLRTVPIRPAPTAPAKRETREQFAIADDRSPEEVAARLQELGYDPVWKDWERCTS; encoded by the coding sequence TTGCAAAAGGAAGCGGCAAGTTTTGATTCGCTCTATCCCCTGGAAAAAGCCTCGCCACGCCTGGCTCGTCTGAAGGCTTACCTGGAACCTATGCCCAGGGAAAAACTCCGCCGGCTTGCGATTGCCGCCCAGGAACTGACTGTGCGGCATTTCGGCCGCACCATGCGTCTTTTTGCTCCCCTCTATCTTTCCAACGAATGCGTCAACATCTGCCAGTATTGCGGTTTTTCCCGGACCAACCGGTTGGAACGGATCACATTAAGCCCTGAGGAAGTCGAAAAGGAAGCTCGTTACCTTACCAAGCAGGGATTCCGGCACCTCCTCTTAGTCTCTGGAGAACACCCGAAAAAGGTTTCTGTTGAATACTTAATCGAATGTGTTGAAAGGCTCCGTCCTTTCGTTCCTGAAATTTCGCTGGAAGTGGCTCCGCTGGACACCTGCGACTATGCTCGCTTGGTCCAAGCCGGGCTGGATGGGATGGTGATCTATCAAGAAACCTACGATCCGGAGTCCTATGCCTGCTGGCACGTCGCCGGGCCGAAACGGGATTTCCTCTACCGCCTGCTGGCTCCCGTGAGAGCCTACGAGGCCGGTATTCGCCGCATTGGAATAGGTGCCCTTTTTGGATTGACCCCGTGGCAAGAGGAAGCGTTGCGACTGGGCCGTCACCTCGATGCGCTTTTGCGACAATGCTGGAAAGCCTTTCTTACGGTGTCCTTCCCACGGATCCGTCCCTCGGCGGGGAACTTCGTAGCCCCGTTTCCACTGGCCGATCGGGATCTCATCCAGCTTGTCATCGCCTTTCGGCTTTCCTTCCCCCAAGTCGGACTGGTTCTCTCCACCCGAGAGACGCCGGCCTTGCGGGATGCACTGGCCCCGGTGGGGATTACCATGATGAGCGCAGGATCGCGGACCGATCCCGGGGGTTATACCGGAGCTGGCCTACGGACTGTTCCCATCCGCCCCGCCCCCACTGCGCCGGCCAAAAGGGAAACGCGGGAGCAGTTTGCCATCGCGGACGACCGGTCCCCTGAAGAAGTGGCAGCTCGGCTCCAAGAACTAGGGTACGATCCGGTCTGGAAAGATTGGGAAAGATGCACGAGCTAG
- the thiS gene encoding sulfur carrier protein ThiS produces the protein MHELVSIRVNGQTLTVRTGLTLGELVTQWGLPARGLLVEVNQEVLPQNQWPTYALQQGDVIELVRITAGG, from the coding sequence ATGCACGAGCTAGTCTCTATCCGTGTCAACGGTCAAACCCTCACGGTGCGCACAGGGCTCACACTCGGCGAGCTTGTGACCCAATGGGGCTTGCCGGCTCGCGGACTCCTTGTAGAGGTGAACCAGGAGGTTCTCCCTCAAAACCAGTGGCCTACCTACGCTCTCCAACAAGGGGATGTAATCGAGCTTGTCCGCATCACCGCTGGCGGCTAG
- the purE gene encoding 5-(carboxyamino)imidazole ribonucleotide mutase, giving the protein MVAPIAQPRVAILVGSSSDWGVMVEAAKTLKEFGVAYEARVLSAHRTPEALRDYVLGARDRGLKLLIAAAGGAAHLPGVVAAQTVLPVLGVAIESGAFRGVDALLAMVPMPAGVPVGCVGVGRAGARNAALLAVAILGVEDPKLWEALEIFRKEQSKRVLGQDLELP; this is encoded by the coding sequence GTGGTCGCCCCCATAGCGCAACCGCGGGTGGCGATTCTCGTAGGCAGTTCCAGTGATTGGGGTGTCATGGTCGAGGCGGCCAAGACCCTGAAAGAGTTTGGTGTGGCCTATGAAGCCCGCGTGCTTTCAGCTCACCGGACACCAGAGGCGCTTCGCGACTATGTACTCGGGGCACGGGATCGGGGGCTTAAACTTTTGATCGCAGCCGCAGGAGGGGCAGCCCATCTTCCCGGAGTGGTGGCGGCTCAGACCGTTCTTCCCGTTTTGGGTGTGGCGATCGAATCAGGAGCTTTCCGTGGTGTGGATGCTCTCCTGGCTATGGTGCCAATGCCTGCAGGTGTCCCGGTTGGCTGCGTGGGGGTTGGCCGGGCAGGCGCTCGCAATGCGGCGCTTTTGGCTGTGGCCATTTTGGGGGTGGAGGATCCCAAGCTCTGGGAGGCTTTGGAAATTTTCCGAAAGGAACAGTCCAAAAGGGTTCTCGGGCAGGATCTTGAGTTGCCCTAG
- a CDS encoding flavoprotein, whose translation MQGSTVLLGVTGSVAAYRAADIASLLTRQGAKVDVILTGEAEKFVRPLLFESLTGRKAFTDRDFGILDGKPIHIALAERARLAVVAPATADVLGKLAHGLAPDLLTSTLLAIRCPLIIAPAMNGNMWFHAAVQENVRILTERGVRWLGPDQGVLACGHVGLGRLWPAEEIASQVFGLWKGKEEEPSEKTKKETCQEGPFE comes from the coding sequence ATGCAGGGTTCCACGGTTCTTTTGGGAGTAACCGGATCGGTCGCCGCCTACCGGGCTGCGGATATCGCAAGCCTTTTGACTCGCCAGGGGGCTAAGGTAGACGTGATCCTCACTGGGGAAGCGGAAAAATTTGTCCGTCCGCTCCTTTTTGAAAGCCTCACTGGTCGCAAGGCTTTCACGGATCGTGATTTTGGGATTTTGGATGGCAAGCCCATTCACATTGCTCTGGCCGAGCGTGCCCGGCTTGCCGTGGTTGCTCCTGCGACCGCTGATGTCCTTGGCAAATTAGCCCACGGGTTAGCTCCCGATCTTTTGACTTCGACGCTTCTGGCCATTCGTTGCCCGCTCATCATTGCCCCGGCCATGAATGGCAACATGTGGTTTCATGCGGCGGTACAAGAAAATGTGCGGATCCTCACCGAAAGAGGGGTTCGCTGGCTGGGTCCGGACCAAGGGGTTCTGGCCTGCGGACATGTTGGGCTGGGCCGGCTATGGCCAGCCGAAGAGATCGCTTCGCAGGTGTTTGGTCTTTGGAAAGGGAAGGAAGAAGAGCCAAGCGAAAAAACGAAAAAAGAGACTTGCCAAGAAGGCCCCTTTGAGTAG
- the gmk gene encoding guanylate kinase, which yields MGSQKIFRRSGILFVVSAPSGTGKTTLCDNLRKTPDFIFSISCTTRSPRPGELHGEDYYFLTVEEFLAKARRGEFLEYAQVHGHYYGTPKEPVLQALDEGTDVLLDIDVQGADQIRSLEDPKIREALVDVFIMPPTLEELERRLRKRGTENDEEIRLRLHRAGQEMKRWRDFKYTILSGSVEEDLQKFRAIMKAERYLSRRLRLEEY from the coding sequence ATGGGTAGTCAAAAGATCTTTCGAAGATCCGGGATCCTCTTTGTCGTTTCCGCACCTTCCGGGACCGGAAAGACGACCCTTTGTGATAACTTGCGCAAAACGCCCGATTTTATTTTTTCCATCTCCTGCACAACGCGCTCTCCTAGGCCGGGAGAGCTCCACGGGGAGGATTACTACTTCCTTACCGTGGAGGAGTTTCTGGCCAAAGCCCGTCGGGGGGAGTTTTTGGAATATGCCCAGGTTCATGGCCACTACTACGGGACTCCCAAAGAACCCGTGCTTCAAGCTTTGGACGAAGGGACCGATGTCCTTTTGGATATCGACGTTCAAGGGGCCGACCAGATCCGTTCCCTTGAAGATCCCAAGATCCGGGAAGCTTTGGTGGATGTGTTCATTATGCCACCCACTTTGGAAGAGCTTGAGCGGAGGCTACGAAAAAGGGGAACGGAAAACGATGAGGAAATTCGCTTGCGTCTCCATCGGGCGGGCCAGGAAATGAAGCGCTGGCGGGACTTCAAATATACGATCCTAAGCGGATCCGTCGAAGAGGATCTTCAAAAGTTCCGGGCGATCATGAAGGCTGAACGATACTTGAGCCGGCGGCTTCGCCTGGAGGAATATTAG
- the trpB gene encoding tryptophan synthase subunit beta, with product MFEVLPSHATEGQASCGWFGPYGGAFVPETLVGALEELWQEYCRVRTDASFWKELDELRRSFAGRPTPLTLAERLSEEAGGARIYLKREDLLHTGAHKINNTLGQILLARRMGKKRVIAETGAGQHGVATATVCARFGVQCVIYMGQKDMERQALNVARMELLGAQVVPVKAGQQTLKEAINEALRDWVTNVRTTHYILGSVVGPHPYPTIVREFQRVIGEEARSQILEREGRLPDALVACVGGGSNAIGFFYAFLSDSVRLIGVEAGGAGIEKGKHAARFQAGCPGILQGAYSYLLQDPFGQVELTESISAGLDHAMVGPEHAHLRDTGRAEYTYATDEEAVEAFCLLTRTEGIIPALESAHAVAVALKVARELGKGSVVLVNLSGRGDKDLHQVLKWLAAKGRPAGAISSLSHG from the coding sequence ATGTTTGAAGTGTTACCTTCGCACGCGACGGAAGGGCAGGCCTCTTGCGGTTGGTTTGGACCCTATGGGGGCGCGTTTGTTCCGGAAACGCTTGTGGGAGCTCTAGAGGAACTCTGGCAGGAGTACTGCAGGGTAAGAACGGACGCGTCCTTTTGGAAAGAATTGGACGAGCTACGGCGTAGTTTCGCAGGTCGGCCCACACCCCTTACCCTCGCAGAACGGTTAAGCGAAGAGGCAGGTGGAGCTCGAATCTATCTCAAAAGAGAGGATCTCTTGCACACGGGGGCCCATAAGATCAATAACACCCTGGGCCAAATTCTTCTCGCCCGGCGAATGGGCAAAAAGCGCGTGATTGCTGAAACGGGAGCTGGACAGCATGGGGTGGCCACGGCTACGGTCTGCGCCCGTTTTGGAGTCCAGTGTGTGATTTACATGGGGCAAAAGGATATGGAACGTCAGGCGCTCAACGTCGCTCGCATGGAGCTCCTCGGAGCGCAGGTGGTTCCCGTAAAAGCGGGGCAACAGACGCTCAAAGAGGCCATCAATGAAGCCTTGCGGGATTGGGTGACCAACGTGCGAACCACGCATTACATCTTGGGCTCTGTGGTGGGCCCGCATCCTTATCCCACAATCGTGCGGGAGTTTCAACGGGTCATCGGGGAGGAGGCCCGCAGCCAGATCTTGGAGCGGGAAGGGCGCCTTCCCGATGCCTTGGTTGCCTGTGTGGGGGGAGGGAGTAATGCGATTGGCTTTTTCTATGCTTTTCTTTCGGACTCGGTGCGTTTGATTGGGGTCGAGGCGGGGGGAGCCGGGATCGAAAAAGGCAAGCATGCAGCGCGTTTCCAGGCGGGATGCCCTGGGATCTTGCAAGGAGCGTATTCCTATTTGCTCCAGGACCCTTTTGGCCAGGTGGAGTTGACCGAATCGATCTCGGCAGGGTTGGATCATGCCATGGTAGGGCCGGAACACGCGCACCTGCGGGATACGGGACGCGCCGAGTACACCTACGCGACGGACGAGGAAGCGGTCGAGGCGTTTTGTCTTTTAACGCGCACCGAGGGGATCATTCCTGCGCTGGAAAGTGCCCATGCGGTGGCGGTAGCCCTCAAGGTAGCCCGGGAACTGGGCAAAGGTTCGGTGGTCTTGGTCAACCTTTCCGGTCGTGGCGACAAGGATCTTCACCAAGTTTTGAAATGGCTCGCAGCAAAAGGACGTCCGGCCGGGGCGATCTCTTCCCTATCCCATGGGTAG
- a CDS encoding phosphoribosylanthranilate isomerase, whose product MFQVKVCGIRRLEDAELALELGADAVGFVLYPRSPRYLSPIELERLLEKLSHNHSAFVAVGVVVNPKLEELRQWERFLPLGAWQIHGASDTELNAAAVVRLPVLRSLRMPWPESNPLPAACAYVLDSAEIGGTGKTFCWDTVAQLRQRTAKPLILAGGLCPENLWEALERTRPDGVDVSSGVESFPGKKDASRLKAFLSLAREWFSYASRDFAGKGSTGLWERGKGDV is encoded by the coding sequence ATGTTTCAAGTGAAAGTTTGCGGGATCCGAAGGCTGGAGGATGCAGAGCTAGCATTAGAGCTCGGGGCTGACGCGGTTGGTTTTGTGCTCTATCCTCGGAGTCCTCGTTACCTTTCCCCCATCGAGTTAGAGAGGCTTTTGGAAAAACTTTCCCACAACCATTCTGCCTTTGTAGCGGTCGGAGTCGTGGTTAACCCAAAGCTTGAAGAGCTAAGGCAGTGGGAAAGGTTTCTCCCGTTGGGCGCCTGGCAGATTCATGGTGCCAGTGACACCGAACTCAATGCCGCCGCCGTAGTGAGACTTCCGGTGTTGCGGTCGCTCCGTATGCCTTGGCCCGAGTCAAATCCTTTGCCGGCTGCCTGCGCCTATGTGCTTGATTCTGCCGAAATTGGCGGGACGGGGAAGACTTTTTGCTGGGATACCGTTGCCCAACTGCGCCAGCGGACGGCGAAACCTCTAATCTTGGCGGGCGGGCTTTGCCCCGAAAATCTTTGGGAAGCACTGGAAAGAACCCGGCCCGACGGGGTGGATGTCTCAAGCGGTGTGGAGTCTTTTCCGGGAAAAAAGGATGCAAGCCGGCTCAAGGCCTTTCTTTCCCTGGCCCGGGAATGGTTTTCTTATGCCTCGAGAGATTTTGCTGGGAAAGGTTCAACGGGGCTCTGGGAAAGGGGAAAAGGCGATGTTTGA
- the trpC gene encoding indole-3-glycerol phosphate synthase TrpC gives MKFLEAIVAESYRRRRNSRENLRQWRKAAFGRTDFRSFASALRRQDGISLIAEIKRASPSTGLIAAEADPVFLAQQYEQGGADAVSVLTEPAFFLGSLDDLRRVRQTIAKPILRKDFLLEEGDLWESLAVGADAVLLIARILPPKRLQKLASRARSLGLEVLVEVHDRYELELALEAGSRIVGINNRDLRDFTVDLRTTEQLLPEIPPECIVVSESGIREPEQVGWLRNLGVDAILVGEALMRASDPSGKVRAFRKGGQGPLGARSRS, from the coding sequence GTGAAATTCCTCGAGGCTATCGTAGCAGAATCCTATCGTCGCCGGCGGAACTCTCGGGAAAATCTTCGCCAATGGCGAAAGGCGGCCTTCGGCCGGACCGATTTCCGATCCTTCGCTTCTGCGCTGCGACGACAAGATGGGATTTCTCTTATTGCAGAGATTAAACGTGCCTCCCCTTCTACCGGTCTCATTGCGGCGGAAGCCGATCCGGTTTTCTTGGCTCAGCAGTACGAACAGGGGGGCGCGGATGCTGTGAGCGTGCTTACGGAACCGGCGTTCTTCCTCGGTAGCCTAGATGATCTGCGGAGAGTCCGGCAAACCATAGCCAAGCCCATTTTGCGCAAGGACTTTCTTTTGGAAGAAGGGGATCTGTGGGAAAGTCTTGCCGTTGGGGCGGATGCTGTTTTGCTCATCGCGCGTATTCTCCCTCCCAAGCGGCTCCAGAAACTTGCTTCCCGGGCACGTTCCCTAGGGCTTGAGGTGCTGGTCGAGGTGCATGACCGCTATGAGCTAGAGTTGGCTTTGGAAGCAGGGAGTCGGATCGTCGGAATTAACAACCGGGATTTGCGTGATTTTACGGTGGATCTTCGAACCACCGAACAATTGCTCCCCGAAATCCCTCCGGAGTGTATTGTGGTGAGCGAAAGCGGGATTCGCGAACCGGAGCAAGTGGGCTGGCTGCGCAATCTTGGGGTGGACGCGATTCTTGTGGGAGAGGCTCTCATGAGGGCGTCTGACCCCAGCGGCAAAGTGCGCGCTTTTCGAAAGGGAGGCCAAGGGCCTCTAGGAGCTCGGAGTCGTTCATAG
- a CDS encoding L,D-transpeptidase family protein: protein MRLWVGFLVFVLLGEFPIFRLVAESVARALPVGSSVPLSREHEPVRRAQAVYVKEERVQLPNGKVVIRRITYIGGNPYRILSAIWWHPDPSKPITGIVVRIGEQRLYAYQGDKVVAMAPVCTGRPGHETPPGLYAVLGKDRNHKSNLYGAFVDSHGRIVDPNADARQKPPPGLHFEPAAMPFFLRLSQEGVGLHGGYLPGHADSHGCIRLPEAFARDIFDLVQVGTPVRIDP, encoded by the coding sequence ATGAGGCTTTGGGTTGGGTTTTTGGTTTTCGTCCTTCTCGGAGAATTCCCGATCTTTCGATTGGTTGCCGAGTCCGTTGCCCGGGCGCTTCCGGTCGGTTCCTCCGTCCCTCTGTCGCGCGAGCACGAACCGGTGCGCAGAGCCCAGGCAGTCTACGTCAAAGAGGAACGTGTCCAGTTGCCTAACGGGAAGGTGGTGATCCGGCGGATTACTTATATCGGAGGAAACCCCTATCGCATTCTCTCGGCGATCTGGTGGCACCCCGATCCCAGCAAACCCATTACAGGAATCGTGGTACGGATTGGTGAACAACGACTCTACGCCTACCAGGGGGATAAGGTCGTGGCAATGGCTCCCGTATGCACCGGGAGGCCTGGCCACGAGACCCCTCCTGGCCTTTATGCGGTCCTAGGCAAAGACCGTAATCACAAATCCAATCTCTATGGAGCTTTTGTGGATTCCCACGGCCGAATCGTAGATCCCAACGCCGACGCCAGGCAAAAACCTCCTCCAGGGCTTCACTTCGAACCGGCGGCGATGCCCTTTTTCTTGCGGTTAAGCCAGGAGGGTGTCGGGCTCCATGGAGGTTACCTCCCGGGACATGCCGACTCCCATGGGTGCATTCGCCTGCCGGAAGCCTTTGCGCGAGACATTTTTGATCTTGTCCAGGTAGGAACGCCGGTGCGTATCGACCCATAA
- the mutL gene encoding DNA mismatch repair endonuclease MutL: MGDRIRILPDWVANQIAAGEVVERPASVLKELVENSLDAGASCIEVHTRSAGRWFVEVSDDGCGMSRNDALLCLERHATSKLARAEDLRRIVTYGFRGEALPSIAAVSRLTLRTREKEAPVGVEVETEAGKIRAVREAGRAAGTTVTVSSLFFNVPARRKFLRSPATERGHLQQILYQFALACPSVSFRWIQEGRKEIFWPACGSRQQRLEVLMGKEWVQELVPVQAREKACIIEGWVGRPTVVAQRAQEWFFVNGRPVVNRLLSWVVREVIRTHLMRGQYVPVFLWLQFPPEWVDVNVHPAKREIRLVEEKRIESLLNEALSCALRGSVRTATVGFPAGSPEGESPQDARLKEDPSGLRPQPGSAFSLSWDKGKAQKPVSSSDDGTLLETGERLRFRGRLGDLYLLVESRQGLLVIDQHAAHERVLFEKLLKESGSGQVPSQRLLLPVTVHLSPLEAALVGDHRALLARFGLEIHSLGGQSFLITAIPAWAKGAEPARLVSEVASALAEGGDGNPLETETLRHRVATIVCRQAIKSGDSLEQWEVERLIEDLWACQDPFHCPHGRPTMVEIGFGELEKRLGRTGPRGVAHS, translated from the coding sequence ATGGGGGATCGGATTCGCATTTTACCGGATTGGGTGGCTAACCAGATCGCTGCGGGGGAAGTCGTGGAACGCCCGGCTTCGGTGCTTAAGGAATTGGTGGAGAATTCCCTGGATGCTGGAGCTAGCTGTATCGAAGTGCACACCCGGAGTGCCGGGCGATGGTTCGTCGAGGTTTCTGACGACGGCTGCGGGATGAGCCGGAATGACGCTCTTTTGTGTTTGGAACGCCATGCAACGAGTAAACTTGCCCGTGCTGAGGATCTGCGCCGGATCGTAACGTATGGGTTTCGTGGCGAAGCCCTTCCTTCCATCGCAGCCGTTTCGCGCTTGACCCTACGGACGAGGGAAAAAGAAGCACCCGTAGGGGTTGAGGTGGAGACCGAGGCTGGAAAAATCCGAGCGGTTCGGGAGGCAGGAAGAGCCGCAGGGACCACCGTGACCGTTAGTTCCCTTTTTTTCAACGTACCGGCTCGGCGGAAGTTTTTGCGTTCTCCCGCTACCGAGCGAGGTCACCTTCAGCAAATTCTCTACCAATTTGCTTTGGCCTGCCCAAGTGTTTCGTTCCGATGGATCCAGGAAGGCCGGAAGGAAATCTTTTGGCCTGCATGCGGTTCCCGACAACAACGATTGGAAGTTCTTATGGGAAAGGAATGGGTCCAAGAGCTTGTTCCCGTACAGGCCAGGGAAAAGGCTTGTATCATCGAAGGATGGGTGGGTCGACCCACGGTGGTCGCCCAGCGAGCCCAGGAATGGTTTTTTGTTAATGGCCGGCCGGTTGTGAACCGGCTCCTCTCGTGGGTGGTTCGAGAGGTCATTCGAACCCATCTCATGCGCGGCCAGTATGTTCCCGTGTTTCTCTGGTTGCAATTCCCTCCTGAGTGGGTCGATGTCAACGTTCATCCTGCCAAAAGGGAGATTCGGCTGGTGGAAGAAAAGCGAATTGAATCGCTTCTCAACGAGGCACTTTCTTGCGCACTTCGAGGGTCGGTACGCACAGCTACTGTCGGCTTTCCTGCGGGCTCTCCCGAAGGGGAAAGCCCGCAGGATGCGCGTCTCAAAGAAGACCCTTCTGGGTTAAGGCCTCAACCGGGCAGTGCCTTTAGCTTGTCTTGGGACAAGGGAAAAGCCCAAAAACCTGTGTCTTCGAGCGATGATGGGACGCTTCTCGAAACCGGCGAGCGCTTGCGCTTCCGGGGACGCCTAGGAGATCTCTACCTTTTAGTCGAAAGCCGTCAGGGGCTTCTGGTGATCGATCAACATGCGGCTCACGAGCGGGTGCTTTTTGAAAAATTGCTGAAAGAATCCGGGTCAGGACAGGTTCCTTCCCAGCGGCTTCTCCTTCCGGTAACCGTTCATCTTTCTCCCCTGGAAGCTGCTCTGGTTGGGGATCACCGGGCTCTGCTAGCTCGATTCGGTCTAGAGATTCATTCCTTGGGCGGACAGAGCTTTCTTATTACTGCCATTCCTGCTTGGGCAAAGGGAGCCGAGCCGGCCCGGCTTGTGTCGGAGGTGGCCAGTGCCCTGGCCGAAGGAGGAGATGGGAATCCTTTAGAAACCGAAACCCTGCGGCACCGGGTAGCCACAATCGTATGCCGGCAAGCGATTAAATCAGGAGATTCTCTGGAACAATGGGAGGTCGAAAGGCTTATAGAGGACCTTTGGGCTTGCCAGGACCCTTTTCATTGCCCGCATGGCCGGCCGACCATGGTGGAGATTGGCTTTGGGGAACTGGAAAAGCGATTGGGCCGAACGGGTCCCAGAGGAGTGGCGCATAGCTAG